A window of the Rhizobium brockwellii genome harbors these coding sequences:
- a CDS encoding sugar phosphate isomerase/epimerase family protein yields the protein MTKLSYQLYSARNFQPYSVIFEKLGKAGYAEVEGFGGIYADLDDAGLKSLRAELDKNGLVMASGHFSPDFLEKEVEKSLNIAKILGMDSIYAPHLAAEERPSDAAGWVAFGKRLQEISKPYKAAGYEFGWHNHDFEFFKLQDGSRPIEHIFEGAPDISWEADIAWVIRGGGDPFAWIEKLGPRITAVHVKDIAPAGEATDESGWADVGHGKVEWARLMTALRATKAKHYVVEHDNPNDIDRNISRSIASFQTY from the coding sequence ATGACGAAACTCAGCTACCAGCTCTATAGCGCCCGCAACTTCCAGCCTTATTCTGTGATTTTCGAAAAGCTCGGCAAAGCGGGCTATGCCGAAGTCGAAGGCTTCGGCGGTATCTATGCCGATCTCGACGATGCCGGGCTGAAGAGCCTTCGCGCTGAGCTCGACAAGAATGGCCTGGTCATGGCGAGCGGCCATTTCAGCCCCGATTTCCTCGAGAAGGAGGTCGAGAAGTCGCTGAACATTGCCAAGATCCTCGGCATGGATTCCATCTATGCGCCGCATCTGGCGGCCGAGGAACGCCCGTCCGACGCTGCCGGCTGGGTCGCCTTCGGCAAGCGCCTGCAGGAAATCAGCAAGCCCTACAAGGCTGCCGGCTACGAATTCGGCTGGCACAATCATGATTTCGAATTCTTCAAGCTGCAGGATGGCTCGCGGCCGATCGAGCACATCTTTGAAGGCGCGCCCGACATTTCCTGGGAAGCCGATATCGCCTGGGTGATCCGCGGCGGCGGCGATCCCTTCGCCTGGATCGAGAAGCTCGGACCGCGCATCACCGCTGTGCATGTCAAGGACATCGCACCGGCCGGCGAGGCGACGGATGAGAGCGGCTGGGCCGATGTCGGTCATGGCAAGGTCGAGTGGGCCAGGCTGATGACGGCGTTGCGCGCCACCAAGGCCAAGCACTACGTCGTCGAACACGACAACCCGAATGACATCGACCGCAATATCAGCCGTTCGATCGCATCCTTCCAGACCTACTGA
- a CDS encoding Gfo/Idh/MocA family protein gives MTRELGVGIIGCGNISTTYFSLAPLFKGLKVLACADINAQAAEARAKEYGVKAQTIDELLVNDEIDVVVNLTIPDAHFRVSKAILEAGKHVYSEKPLVLSLEEGEELRRIAKQKNLAVGCAPDTFLGGAHQLARKFIDDGGIGRITSGACYVMSPGMEMWHPNPDFFFLPGGGPILDLGPYYIANLINLIGPVKRVGGMTSMASPTRTITSEPRNGEIIPVKTPTTIQALLEFVNGATVTLTASWDVWSHRHANMELYGTDGSLYVPDPNFFGGVVEASGRDKDIKPLDAWEHPFGKINQESPNGSRANYRTAGLADMAMSLIEGRDARCSLDRTLHGVDVMTSILKSGEEGRFIDLTTTCTQPAALGIEEAQALLK, from the coding sequence ATGACCAGGGAACTTGGCGTCGGCATCATCGGATGCGGCAACATCTCCACCACTTACTTCTCACTGGCACCGCTCTTCAAGGGGCTAAAGGTGCTGGCCTGCGCCGATATCAACGCGCAGGCGGCCGAGGCGCGCGCCAAGGAATATGGCGTCAAAGCGCAGACGATCGACGAGCTTCTCGTCAATGACGAGATCGACGTCGTCGTCAACCTGACGATACCGGATGCGCATTTCCGGGTATCGAAGGCGATCCTCGAGGCCGGAAAACACGTCTATTCCGAAAAGCCGCTGGTGCTTTCGCTTGAAGAGGGCGAGGAGCTTCGCCGCATCGCCAAGCAGAAGAACCTTGCCGTCGGCTGCGCGCCCGACACTTTCCTCGGCGGCGCCCATCAGCTCGCCCGCAAGTTCATCGACGACGGCGGCATCGGCCGGATAACCTCGGGCGCCTGCTACGTGATGAGCCCGGGCATGGAGATGTGGCATCCGAACCCGGATTTCTTCTTCCTGCCGGGCGGCGGCCCGATCCTCGATCTCGGCCCCTATTACATCGCCAACCTGATCAACCTGATCGGTCCGGTGAAGCGCGTCGGCGGCATGACCTCGATGGCGTCGCCCACCCGCACGATCACCAGCGAGCCGCGCAATGGCGAGATCATCCCGGTCAAGACGCCGACGACGATCCAGGCGCTGCTCGAATTCGTCAACGGTGCCACGGTGACGCTGACGGCGAGCTGGGATGTGTGGTCGCACCGCCATGCCAATATGGAGCTCTACGGCACCGACGGCTCGCTCTACGTGCCGGACCCGAACTTCTTCGGCGGCGTCGTCGAGGCCAGCGGCCGCGACAAGGACATCAAGCCGCTCGATGCCTGGGAGCATCCATTCGGCAAGATCAACCAGGAAAGTCCGAACGGGTCGCGCGCCAATTACCGCACCGCCGGGCTTGCCGACATGGCGATGTCGCTGATCGAGGGCCGCGATGCGCGCTGCTCGCTCGACCGCACGCTGCACGGCGTCGACGTCATGACCTCGATCCTGAAGTCGGGCGAAGAGGGTCGTTTCATCGACCTGACCACAACCTGCACGCAACCGGCTGCTCTGGGCATCGAAGAAGCGCAGGCGCTTTTGAAGTGA
- the mgrA gene encoding L-glyceraldehyde 3-phosphate reductase → MSWQPAADRYSKMKYNRTGRSGLKLPAVSLGLWHNFGGDTPHDRKIDMCRTAFDLGITHFDLANNYGPPAGSAETAFGEIMRTEFVGLRDELIISSKAGYDMWPGPYGEWGSRKYLIASCDQSLKRMGLDYVDIFYSHRFDPETPLEETCGALDHIVRSGRALYVGISSYNSQRSREAAKILKDLGTPCLIHQPSYSMLNRWVEDDRLLDTLDEVGMGSIVFSPLAQGMLTTKYLGGIPEDSRAAQNHFLKRDYIRPSIIDNIRKLNEIAERRGQTLAQMAIAWVLRGGRVTSALIGASRSSQIVDCVKALDNLEFSVEELAEIDVYAREADINLWAKSAERE, encoded by the coding sequence ATGAGCTGGCAACCGGCCGCAGACCGTTATTCGAAAATGAAATATAACCGCACGGGCCGTTCCGGCCTGAAGCTGCCGGCCGTCTCGCTCGGCCTTTGGCACAATTTCGGCGGCGACACGCCGCATGACCGCAAAATCGATATGTGCCGCACGGCCTTCGACCTCGGCATCACCCATTTCGACCTCGCCAACAATTACGGCCCGCCTGCCGGCAGTGCCGAGACCGCCTTCGGTGAAATCATGCGCACCGAATTCGTCGGGCTTCGCGACGAGCTGATCATTTCCTCCAAGGCCGGCTACGACATGTGGCCCGGCCCTTACGGTGAATGGGGCAGCCGCAAGTATCTGATCGCCTCCTGCGACCAAAGCCTGAAGCGCATGGGCCTCGATTATGTCGACATCTTCTATTCGCACCGCTTCGACCCGGAAACGCCATTGGAAGAGACCTGCGGCGCGCTCGACCATATCGTCCGTTCCGGCCGGGCACTCTATGTCGGCATTTCCTCCTATAATTCGCAGCGCTCGCGCGAAGCTGCAAAGATCCTGAAGGATCTCGGCACGCCGTGCCTGATCCACCAGCCGAGCTATTCGATGCTCAACCGCTGGGTCGAGGACGACAGGCTGCTCGATACGCTGGATGAGGTCGGCATGGGCTCGATCGTCTTCTCGCCACTCGCCCAGGGCATGCTGACGACGAAATATCTCGGCGGCATTCCCGAAGACAGCCGAGCGGCGCAGAACCACTTTCTCAAGCGCGACTACATCCGCCCTTCAATCATCGACAATATCCGCAAGCTCAACGAGATCGCCGAAAGGCGCGGCCAGACGTTGGCGCAGATGGCGATCGCCTGGGTACTGCGCGGTGGCCGTGTGACGTCGGCGCTGATCGGCGCCAGCCGCTCGTCGCAGATCGTCGATTGCGTCAAGGCGCTCGACAATCTCGAATTCAGTGTCGAGGAGCTTGCCGAGATCGACGTCTATGCCCGCGAGGCCGACATCAACCTCTGGGCAAAGTCCGCCGAACGCGAATAG